One part of the Nocardioides zeae genome encodes these proteins:
- a CDS encoding ABC transporter ATP-binding protein — MSSASTRHGTVPAGPAGPVGVPGTGTAVLEIRDLAVHYGGVKAVDGITMTLAEGGISGIIGPNGSGKSTLVAALTRLTRLTRGELTVGGTRYERVRPGRVPGLGIARTFQTVRLLGDLSVAANVQLGYDARSRAERRAPLRGLPGPVAEALERTGLTDVARARPSELSYGTQRRVEIARAIVMDPRLLLLDEPTAGMNAAERVEISALMRQLRSEGLSQLLIEHDVQMMLDTCDHLFAMAQGRLLTEGRPADVVADPRVQEAYLGKGWKADAADQ, encoded by the coding sequence ATGAGCAGCGCGAGCACCCGGCACGGCACGGTCCCTGCTGGACCGGCGGGCCCCGTCGGCGTCCCGGGCACCGGGACCGCGGTCCTCGAGATCCGGGACCTGGCCGTGCACTACGGCGGCGTGAAGGCCGTCGACGGCATCACGATGACGCTCGCCGAGGGCGGGATCTCCGGCATCATCGGCCCGAACGGGTCCGGCAAGAGCACGCTGGTGGCGGCGCTGACGCGGTTGACCCGCCTCACCCGCGGCGAGCTCACGGTCGGGGGCACCCGCTACGAGCGGGTCCGCCCGGGCCGGGTCCCAGGACTGGGGATCGCGCGCACGTTCCAGACGGTGCGGCTCCTGGGCGACCTGTCGGTCGCCGCCAACGTCCAGTTGGGGTACGACGCCCGGTCGCGCGCCGAGCGACGCGCGCCGCTGCGGGGCCTCCCCGGCCCGGTGGCCGAGGCGCTCGAGCGCACCGGCCTGACCGACGTCGCCCGGGCCCGCCCGTCCGAGCTGTCCTACGGCACGCAGCGCCGGGTCGAGATCGCGCGCGCGATCGTGATGGACCCGCGGCTGCTCCTCCTCGACGAGCCGACGGCGGGCATGAACGCCGCCGAGCGGGTCGAGATCTCCGCGCTGATGCGGCAGCTGCGCTCGGAGGGGCTCTCGCAGCTGCTCATCGAGCACGACGTCCAGATGATGCTCGACACCTGCGACCACCTGTTCGCGATGGCGCAGGGTCGCCTGCTGACCGAGGGGCGGCCGGCCGACGTGGTCGCCGACCCACGGGTCCAGGAGGCATACCTCGGGAAGGGGTGGAAGGCCGATGCTGCAGATCAGTGA
- a CDS encoding branched-chain amino acid ABC transporter permease yields the protein MSAFYASNLVLVQATLVAILLALSIQVPLRLGVFSLAGVGSYGIGAYVSANLVLREEMGAVPTMLVSGLVAAAVGLVLGVVIYRLAGLYLAMATIAFDLTVGVVALNGGEWTGGPVGLFGVFADLTMGLLFGTVVLVLVLVHLTEVGRLARRITTVREDPELAASMGVNVRAYRLTAFVVSGFLGGLAGCLNTLTRSAVGLQDVSFHLVVVALTTIIVGGALSWRGAVIGAVLFTWLPSVLEVVGEWQEFVYGLIVVLAAIFLPTGLYGLWCSARRRVVERFRPPVRPRRPDEPDVPAATVAPEHEVAAR from the coding sequence ATGAGCGCCTTCTACGCCTCCAACCTGGTGCTCGTCCAGGCCACCCTCGTCGCGATCCTGCTCGCGCTCAGCATCCAGGTGCCGCTCCGCCTCGGCGTGTTCTCGCTCGCCGGTGTCGGGTCCTACGGCATCGGTGCCTACGTCTCCGCCAACCTCGTGCTGCGCGAGGAGATGGGCGCGGTCCCCACGATGCTCGTGTCCGGCCTGGTGGCTGCGGCGGTCGGCCTGGTGCTCGGCGTCGTCATCTACCGGCTCGCGGGGCTCTACCTGGCGATGGCCACCATCGCCTTCGACCTGACGGTCGGCGTGGTGGCGCTGAACGGCGGGGAGTGGACGGGCGGACCCGTCGGCCTCTTCGGGGTCTTCGCCGACCTCACCATGGGCCTGCTGTTCGGCACGGTGGTGCTCGTGCTCGTGCTGGTGCACCTCACCGAGGTGGGCCGGCTGGCGCGCCGCATCACGACCGTCCGGGAGGATCCGGAGCTGGCCGCCTCCATGGGGGTGAACGTCCGGGCCTACCGCCTGACCGCGTTCGTCGTCAGCGGCTTCCTCGGCGGGCTCGCCGGCTGCCTCAACACCCTGACCCGCTCGGCCGTCGGCCTGCAGGACGTCAGCTTCCACCTCGTCGTCGTCGCGCTCACCACGATCATCGTGGGCGGTGCCCTGTCGTGGCGTGGCGCCGTGATCGGCGCGGTGCTCTTCACGTGGCTGCCGAGCGTCCTCGAGGTCGTCGGCGAGTGGCAGGAGTTCGTCTACGGGCTCATCGTCGTGCTCGCGGCCATCTTCCTCCCCACCGGCCTCTACGGCCTGTGGTGCTCGGCCCGCCGGCGGGTCGTGGAGCGGTTCCGGCCGCCCGTGCGCCCGCGGCGGCCGGACGAGCCCGACGTACCGGCCGCCACGGTGGCCCCCGAGCACGAGGTGGCAGCCCGATGA
- a CDS encoding branched-chain amino acid ABC transporter permease: protein MQELVAIASLGSVYLLFALGLSTAWGTIGILNFAHGAIFVSAAYGCYELLEVRQLPVLVLAVVAVLIGAAMSLLMQVLVFDQVRRRASSERAAETRILIGGIGVAMLPIALASHQTKNMAFGLSASGFEASVWTIGGVRVSSVQVATVVCAVGAAAALAWYLRRTRAGLALRSLGVDDQVAALMGIDRRRYAWATMAVAGGLAGLAGVLLTLNLGAISAESGDALLIKAFACVVLGGVGSTLGVVVGCFTLAASEVWVLTQTSGMWVEAVSFGIIFAVLLLRPQGIFGRQEVRRV from the coding sequence GTGCAGGAACTCGTCGCCATCGCGAGCCTCGGCTCCGTCTACCTGCTCTTCGCGCTCGGCCTGAGCACCGCGTGGGGCACCATCGGCATCCTGAACTTCGCCCACGGGGCGATCTTCGTCTCGGCGGCCTACGGCTGCTACGAGCTGCTCGAGGTGCGGCAGCTGCCCGTGCTCGTGCTCGCCGTCGTGGCGGTGCTCATCGGCGCCGCCATGTCGCTCCTCATGCAGGTGCTCGTCTTCGACCAGGTGCGACGTCGCGCCTCGAGCGAGCGCGCCGCCGAGACGCGCATCCTGATCGGGGGGATCGGCGTGGCGATGCTGCCCATCGCCCTGGCCTCGCACCAGACCAAGAACATGGCGTTCGGTCTCTCGGCCTCGGGCTTCGAGGCCAGCGTCTGGACCATCGGCGGCGTCCGCGTCAGCTCGGTCCAGGTCGCCACGGTGGTCTGCGCCGTCGGGGCGGCCGCCGCGCTGGCGTGGTACCTGCGCCGTACCCGCGCCGGGCTCGCGCTCCGGTCGCTCGGTGTCGACGACCAGGTGGCCGCGCTGATGGGCATCGACCGACGCCGCTACGCGTGGGCGACCATGGCGGTCGCCGGGGGCCTGGCCGGCCTGGCGGGGGTGCTGCTCACGCTCAACCTGGGCGCGATCTCCGCCGAGAGCGGCGACGCGCTCCTCATCAAGGCCTTCGCCTGCGTCGTGCTCGGCGGGGTCGGCAGCACGCTCGGCGTCGTCGTCGGCTGCTTCACGCTCGCCGCCTCCGAGGTGTGGGTGCTGACGCAGACCAGCGGCATGTGGGTCGAGGCGGTGTCCTTCGGGATCATCTTCGCCGTCCTCCTGCTGCGCCCCCAGGGCATCTTCGGCCGCCAGGAGGTGCGACGGGTATGA
- a CDS encoding ABC transporter substrate-binding protein: MSVVALAGCGSAGPAASGPQGGDGLPDTVRLMVSAPLTGPAAFAGTEAEKGYELAVEEINESGFLGEGVTLEIDVKDTQASVQKAASDFTAAVSDPEVSAVLGSLSSGEAVAQSPIAENQKMPTVYIQAGSPGVVLGDYTYRFPTPMSEYYDVLSTYVEEEGWDSVGVVYAPWIPTLKDVGEVALPAMAEELGMEVTASVATQQTTQDFSAPIEQVLASDPDVVSILQIGPANATAMQQLRQAGYDGPVLGNSSAGAGTLAPAGAAGAGMVWPVDFAPGADDPAVQEFVELYREANDGEDPYPYAAEAYDAVWFVARALKEADSAGREELKDAMATIAAEPWTGALGTDHTFEDNSLVVGGVAVEWDGSQENVLYSAER; this comes from the coding sequence ATGTCGGTCGTCGCCCTCGCCGGTTGCGGATCGGCGGGCCCGGCGGCCTCGGGTCCGCAGGGCGGCGACGGTCTGCCCGACACGGTGCGGCTGATGGTGAGCGCCCCGCTCACCGGGCCGGCGGCGTTCGCGGGCACGGAGGCCGAGAAGGGCTACGAGCTGGCCGTCGAGGAGATCAACGAGTCCGGCTTCCTCGGCGAGGGCGTGACCCTGGAGATCGACGTCAAGGACACCCAGGCCTCCGTGCAGAAGGCCGCGAGCGACTTCACGGCGGCGGTCTCGGACCCCGAGGTGTCGGCGGTCCTCGGTTCGCTGAGCAGCGGTGAGGCCGTGGCGCAGTCGCCGATCGCCGAGAACCAGAAGATGCCGACGGTCTACATCCAGGCCGGCTCGCCCGGTGTCGTCCTCGGCGACTACACCTACCGGTTCCCGACGCCGATGAGCGAGTACTACGACGTCCTCTCGACCTACGTCGAGGAGGAGGGCTGGGACTCGGTGGGCGTCGTCTACGCCCCGTGGATCCCCACGCTGAAGGACGTCGGCGAGGTCGCCCTGCCGGCCATGGCCGAGGAGCTCGGCATGGAGGTCACGGCGTCCGTCGCGACGCAGCAGACGACGCAGGACTTCAGCGCGCCGATCGAGCAGGTGCTCGCGAGCGACCCCGACGTGGTCTCGATCCTCCAGATCGGCCCGGCGAACGCCACCGCGATGCAGCAGCTGCGGCAGGCCGGCTACGACGGCCCCGTCCTCGGCAACTCGTCGGCGGGCGCGGGCACGCTCGCCCCGGCGGGAGCGGCCGGTGCCGGCATGGTCTGGCCGGTCGACTTCGCCCCTGGCGCGGACGACCCGGCGGTGCAGGAGTTCGTCGAGCTCTACCGCGAGGCCAACGACGGGGAGGACCCGTACCCCTACGCCGCCGAGGCCTACGACGCCGTGTGGTTCGTCGCCCGTGCGCTCAAGGAGGCCGACAGCGCCGGCCGCGAGGAGCTCAAGGACGCGATGGCCACCATCGCCGCCGAGCCCTGGACCGGTGCGCTCGGCACGGACCACACCTTCGAGGACAACAGCCTCGTCGTCGGTGGCGTGGCCGTCGAGTGGGACGGCTCGCAGGAGAACGTCCTCTACAGCGCCGAGCGCTGA